A window from Fragaria vesca subsp. vesca linkage group LG5, FraVesHawaii_1.0, whole genome shotgun sequence encodes these proteins:
- the LOC101292999 gene encoding homeobox-leucine zipper protein HDG11-like, with amino-acid sequence MEFGGGSGGDHDGSDSHRRKKRYHRHTSNQIQRLEAMFKDCPHPDEKQRLQLSRELGLAPRQIKFWFQNRRTQMKAQHERADNSVLRSENDKIRCENIAIREALKNVICPSCGVPPINEDNYFDEHKLRMENAQLKEELDRVSSIAAKYIGRPISQLPPVQPIHISSLDLSMASFGGHGMGGPSLDLDLLPGSTSSTMPSLPYQPIGISDMDKSLMTDIAANAMEELLRLLQTNDPLWMKSSTDGKDVLNLESYDRIFPRATTHLKNPNLRIEASRASGVVIMNGLALVDMIMDPNKFGELFPTIVSMARTIEVISSGMLGSHSGTLQLMYKELQLLSPLVPTREFYFLRYCHQIEQGHWAIVDVSYDFPRDNQFANQSRSHRLPSGCLIQDMPNGYSKVTWVEHVEIEEKAPIHRLYRDLIHSGQAFGAERWLVALQRMCERYACLMVSGTSTRDLEGVIPSPEGKRSMMKLAQRMVNNFCASISTSNGHRWTTISGMNEVGVRVTIHKSTDPGQPNGVVLSAATTIWLPLSPQTVFNFFKDERTRPQWDVLSNGNAVQEVAHIANGSHPGNCISVLRAFNTSQNNMLILQESCIDSSGSLVVYCPVDLPAINIAMSGEDPSYIPLLPSGFTITPDGRQDQGDTSASTSSCSNINHIGGSGSLITVAFQILVSSLPSAKLNMESVNTVNNLIGTTVQQIKSALNCSSS; translated from the exons ATGGAGTTTGGCGGTGGCTCCGGTGGAGACCACGATGGCTCAGACTCTCATAGAAGGAAGAAGCGCTACCATCGTCACACTTCTAACCAGATTCAGAGGCTTGAAGC GATGTTCAAAGACTGCCCTCACCCGGATGAAAAGCAAAGGTTGCAGTTGAGCAGAGAACTGGGCTTGGCTCCTCGCCAGATCAAATTTTGGTTCCAAAACCGGAGAACCCAGATGAAG GCCCAACATGAAAGAGCTGATAACTCTGTGCTTCGATCAGAGAACGACAAGATCCGATGTGAGAACATTGCCATCCGAGAGGCACTCAAAAATGTGATTTGCCCATCTTGTGGTGTCCCTCCCATTAATGAAGATAATTATTTTGATGAACACAAATTGAGAATGGAGAACGCTCAGTTGAAAGAAGAG CTAGATAGAGTATCTAGTATTGCTGCCAAGTACATAGGGAGGCCCATTTCTCAGCTCCCACCAGTTCAGCCTATTCATATATCTTCTCTGGATTTATCAATGGCAAGTTTTGGGGGGCATGGCATGGGTGGTCCTTCTCTTGATCTTGATCTTCTTCCGGGGAGTACTTCATCTACAATGCCTAGTTTGCCTTACCAGCCGATTGGCATTTCGGACATGGACAAGTCCCTCATGACAGATATTGCTGCAAATGCAATGGAAGAGTTGCTTAGGCTTTTGCAGACTAATGATCCACTATGGATGAAGTCATCCACCGATGGCAAGGATGTTCTTAATCTTGAAAGCTATGATAGGATTTTCCCCAGGGCTACTACTCATTTGAAAAATCCCAATCTTAGAATTGAAGCATCTAGAGCTTCTGGTGTGGTAATCATGAATGGCTTAGCATTAGTCGACATGATTATGGACCCG AACAAATTTGGGGAACTATTTCCGACAATTGTATCAATGGCTAGAACAATTGAAGTGATATCGTCTGGAATGTTAGGTAGTCACAGTGGCACTCTGCAGCTG ATGTACAAAGAGTTGCAGCTGCTTTCTCCATTAGTACCAACTCGAGAGTTCTACTTCCTTCGTTATTGTCATCAAATTGAGCAAGGCCATTGGGCAATTGTTGATGTTTCTTATGATTTTCCACGAGATAACCAGTTTGCAAATCAATCTCGATCTCATAGGCTTCCTTCTGGATGCTTGATTCAAGACATGCCTAATGGATATTCCAAG GTTACTTGGGTGGAACATGTTGAAATAGAAGAGAAAGCCCCAATTCATCGACTTTATAGAGATCTAATTCACAGTGGACAAGCATTTGGAGCTGAACGTTGGCTTGTTGCTCTTCAGAGAATGTGCGAAAGATATGCATGCCTAATGGTTTCAGGCACTTCTACTAGAGATCTTGAAGGAG TGATCCCGTCACCTGAAGGCAAGAGAAGCATGATGAAACTTGCCCAAAGGATGGTCAACAACTTCTGTGCAAGCATTAGCACATCTAATGGCCATCGGTGGACCACAATTTCTGGTATGAACGAGGTTGGAGTGCGAGTAACCATCCATAAGAGCACGGATCCTGGTCAACCCAATGGTGTGGTTCTTAGTGCAGCTACTACCATTTGGCTCCCACTATCTCCACAAACTGTCTTCAATTTCTTCAAGGATGAAAGAACTCGACCTCAG TGGGATGTCCTTTCCAATGGCAATGCAGTGCAAGAAGTTGCCCATATAGCAAATGGTTCTCATCCAGGGAACTGCATATCTGTTCTTCGA GCCTTCAACACTAGCCAGAACAACATGTTGATACTCCAGGAGAGTTGCATAGACTCATCAGGGTCTCTAGTTGTGTACTGCCCCGTTGATCTTCCAGCCATCAACATCGCAATGAGCGGCGAGGATCCTTCATACATTCCTCTGCTGCCATCAGGATTCACCATTACACCTGATGGGCGGCAAGACCAAGGGGACACATCTGCATCGACAAGTAGTTGTTCTAACATAAACCACATAGGAGGCAGTGGCTCACTGATTACAGTGGCATTTCAAATTCTTGTGAGCAGCTTGCCCTCGGCAAAGTTGAACATGGAGTCGGTGAATACAGTGAACAACCTTATTGGCACCACCGTGCAGCAAATAAAGTCTGCCTTGAATTGTAGTAGTTCCTGA